Proteins from a genomic interval of Drosophila melanogaster chromosome 2R:
- the tn gene encoding thin, isoform F: MEQFEQLLTCCVCLDRYRIPKLLPCQHSFCMEPCMEGLVDYVRRQVKCPECRAEHRIPYNGVQAFPTNVTLQRFLELHIEITGELPDPTSGQIMERCGVCSEKAYLSHCAHCEKKICEDCKSAHMDILRREITRFNSQIRRSLHRLQDSLAIIEKNTMSLQTNAISVTEEIDEIYQRITKAIKDRSDQLKGEIDRYLAVELRNLTTLKENLDLEITNITSNCDTVDKYMNETVEWDDCELMDTKEIFLKTVEFLRHFEYENNDYSRRVRFLVSIDPNQLVMNLATFGDLNIAPHSTPSGGSVSSSHLAPPSALQPGLMRSKSDHRLATQFRQQEERSGYNDEPVLGGRKFGERPQRSATQANNDRYGRSGGDYDYENDYDNEGSSGRAGKSSRFRSRFVRSHQNDDSDSEQQQQQRQQELKERKDRVLDSEDVSRGQLSGIIRLSDCSRVVQRLADIGKEKKEKKSDAAAAAQAAVQAAIQAQKAAMQRQQQKNQQNAADEEELARQKRKNAGSSSTGGAATSTSSGGGDTASDQRVAALKNRGGEESDGSSNQAASPVRNSAASTTRAESKPPVSAQVAAVKKTQRSGSSDSSASTESSASSAAAAAVAATSTSATAAAPATSSSNSTSQNAKAPSSSRYSTARDTTAVPEKKPFVSRFLPQHSTASTTNGSADKKKAESSSSSEEETSSESESESEPETKAKSSATSSTTNTKSTPNSAASSTTAASSSTTSGSYRDRLEARRASRDDSSSTAAGRSSYATPSSSGYGSGSGTTGGRTRAVPAPHHTSESEDRYGSGTGSSALPFSIPYISRPSRARYRKRLADV; encoded by the exons ATGGAGCAATTCGAGCAGCTGTTGACGTGCTGCGTCTGCCTGGACCGGTACAGGATTCCCAAGCTGCTGCCATGCCAGCACTCCTTCTGCATGGAGCCGTGCATGGAGGGACTGGTGGACTACGTGCGACGCCAG GTGAAATGCCCCGAATGTCGTGCCGAACACCGGATACCCTACAATGGCGTCCAGGCTTTCCCAACGAATGTCACCCTACAACGGTTCCTCGAGCTGCATATCGAAATCACCGGAGAGCTGCCCGATCCCACATCAG GTCAAATTATGGAGCGTTGCGGCGTTTGCTCGGAAAAAGCCTATCTGTCCCATTGTgcacactgcgagaaaaaGATCTGCGAGGACTGCAAAAGCGCCCACATGGACATTCTGCGACGAGAGATCACGCGATTCAATTCACAG ATCCGTCGCAGTTTGCACCGACTTCAGGATTCGCTGGCCATCATCGAGAAGAACACCATGAGCCTGCAGACGAACGCCATTAGTGTGACGGAGGAGATCGATGAGATCTACCAAAGGATCACCAAGGCGATCAAGGATCGATCTGACCAGCTGAAGGGTGAGATCGATCGCTATTTGGCCGTGGAGCTGCGCAATCTGACCACGCTTAAGGAGAATCTCGATCTGGAAATCACGAACATCACCAGCAACTGCGACACGGTGGACAAGTACATGAACGAGACCGTGGAGTGGGACGATTGCGAGCTGATGGACACCAAGGAGATCTTCCTGAAGACGGTGGAGTTCCTGCGTCACTTCGAATACGAGAACAACGACTACAGTCGGCGAGTGAGGTTCCTGGTCTCCATAGATCCCAACCAGCTAGTAATGAACCTGGCCACCTTCGGTGACCTGAACATAGCACCTCATTCGACACCAAGTGGCGGTTCGGTTAGCAGTTCCCATCTGGCGCCGCCCAGTGCTCTGCAGCCGGGTTTGATGCGATCGAAGAGCGACCACCGCCTGGCCACCCAGTTCCGCCAGCAGGAGGAGCGCAGTGGCTACAACGATGAGCCCGTGCTGGGCGGTCGCAAGTTCGGTGAACGGCCGCAGCGCAGCGCTACCCAAGCGAACAACGATCGCTATGGACGCAGCGGTGGCGACTACGACTATGAGAACGACTACGACAACGAGGGTTCGTCGGGCAGGGCGGGCAAGTCCTCCCGCTTCCGCTCGCGTTTCGTGAGATCCCACCAGAACGACGACTCCGACagcgagcagcagcaacagcaacggcagcaggAGCTCAAGGAGCGCAAGGATCGCGTCCTGGACAGCGAGGATGTGTCCCGCGGACAGTTGAGCGGCATCATCCGATTGAGCGACTGCTCGCGCGTTGTCCAGCGCTTGGCCGATATTGGCAAGGagaagaaggagaagaagTCCGATGCCGCTGCCGCAGCTCAGGCGGCAGTTCAAGCCGCCATTCAGGCCCAAAAAGCGGCCatgcaacggcagcagcaaaagaATCAGCAGAACGCCGCcgacgaggaggagctggCGCGCCAGAAACGCAAGAATGCCGGCTCATCATCGACAGGTGGAGCAGCAACATCGACGTCCAGTGGTGGTGGCGACACCGCCAGCGATCAGCGAGTGGCGGCTCTGAAGAATCGAGGCGGAGAAGAAAGCGATGGCAGCTCCAACCAGGCGGCGTCCCCAGTGCGTAATAGTGCGGCATCCACGACGCGAGCTGAG TCGAAGCCGCCCGTTTCCGCCCAGGTGGCAGCGGTCAAGAAGACCCAAAGATCCGGTAGCAGTGACAGCAGTGCCTCCACCGAGAGCTCAGCAAGttcggcggcagcagcggctgtggcagccacatccacatccgcaaCTGCGGCAGCACCTGCAACATCCAGCAGCAATTCGACAAGCCAAAATGCCAAGGCGCCCAGCTCATCCAGGTATTCCACAGCCAGGGATACCACGGCAGTGCCGGAAAAAAAGCCCTTTGTGAGTCGCTTCCTGCCACAGCATAGCACCGCCAGTACCACCAATGGCTCGGCGGACAAGAAGAAGGCAGAGTCCAGTTCCAGCAGCGAGGAGGAGACCAGTTCGGagtccgaatccgaatcggaaCCGGAGACCAAGGCGAAAAGCAGtgccaccagcagcaccaccaatACCAAGTCCACGCCCAACAGCGCGGCCAGTTCAACCACGGCAGCCAGTAGTTCCACCACTAGTGGATCCTATCGGGATCGCCTGGAGGCGCGGCGAGCATCCCGCGATGACAGCTCATCGACGGCAGCGGGCCGCAGTAGCTATGCCACGCCCTCGAGCAGCGGATATGGGAGTGGCAGCGGCACCACTGGCGGACGCACACGAGCGGTACCAGCGCCACATCACACAAGTGAGAGCGAAGATCGCTACGGAAGCGGCACCGGAAGCAG TGCACTGCCCTTTAGCATACCGTACATAAGCAGACCCAGCCGGGCTCGCTACCGAAAGCGACTTGCCGATGTCTAG